A segment of the Nocardioides plantarum genome:
CGACCGCACCGACCGCGGGACCGCCTTCATCTTCGCCGACGGCGCCGGCGCGGTCGTCGTCGGTCCGAGCGAGACCTCCGGCATCGGTCCGGTCGTGTGGGGCTCCGACGGCGAGCACTTCGACCACATCCGCCAGACCCTCGACTGGCGCGACGTGATGACCACCGACTCCCCCGCGATGCCGGCCCTGACGATGCAGGGCAGTGCCGTGTTCCGGTGGGCCTCGTTCACCATGGCCAAGGTCGGCCTCGAGGCGGTCGAGCGAGCCGGCATCACCGTCGACGACCTCGACTGCTTCGTCCCCCACCAGGCCAACATGCGCATCACCGACGCGATGGCGCGCTCGATGAAGCTTCCCGACTCCGTCCGGATCGCCCGCGACATCGCCGACCAGGGCAACACCTCGGCCGCCTCCGTGCCGCTCGCGCTGCACCGGATGGTCGCCGAGGGCGATGCCCGCTCCGGCGACCTGGCGCTGCTCATCGCCTTCGGCGCCGGGCTGGCCTACGCCGCCCAGGTCGTCGTCGTCCCCTGAGCCCACCGTTCACCCAGCTCCACCCACCACCACCCAAGGAGAAACCATGGCCACCACCGAAGAGATCCGCGCCGACCTCGCCGACATCGTCAACGAGGTCGCCGGCATCGAGCCCGACGACGTCCAGCTCGACAAGTCCTTCGTCGACGACCTCGACGTCGACTCGCTCTCGATGGTCGAGGTGGTCGTGGCCGCCGAGGAGAAGTTCGGCGTCGCCATCCCCGACGACGAGGTCAAGAACCTCAAGACCGTCGGCGACGCCGTGGCCTTCATCGAGCGGGCGACGGCCTAAGAATGGCCAACCGCACACGCGTCGTCGTCACCGGCCTCGGCACGACCAGTCCCCTCGGTGGTGACGTCCCCACCACCTGGGAGGGGATGCTCGCCGGGCGCTCCGGCGTACGCCGCCTCGAGCACGACTGGGTCGAGGACCTCGCGGTGAAGATCGGCGCACCCGTCGCGGTCGAGCCCAGCGAGGTGCTCGAGCGCGTCAAGGCCCGCCGCCTGGATCGCAGCTCCCAGTTCGCCATGGTCGCCGCGATCGAGGCCTGGGCCGACTCGGGTCTGGCCGCCGCCCAGGAGGCCGGCGACCTCGACCACGACCGCGTCGGGGTCGCGATGGCGACCGGCATCGGCGGCGTCACGACGCTGCTGGCCAACTACGACGTCCTCAAGGAGAAGGGGCCGCGCCGGGTCTCCCCGCTCGCCGTCCCGATGCTGATGGCCAACGGCCCAGCCGCCAACATCAGCCTCCTCGTCGGAGCCCGCGCCGCGGTCAACACCCCGGTGTCGGCCTGTGCCTCCGGCAACGAGGCCATCTCCCTGGCGATCGACCAGATCCGCCTCGGGCGCGCCGACGTG
Coding sequences within it:
- a CDS encoding beta-ketoacyl-ACP synthase III — encoded protein: MTTPIDPVDPVDPVSPRPALSTTTGATHAAVLGIGAYRPARVVPNSELVEAIDSSDEWIQQRSGIRTRRFADDSESVQMMSVAAAREALAHAGIEAGQVDAVIVATVSHMMQTPAIAPAIAHELGCPKPAAFDISAACAGFCHGVGLAADLVRGGSARHVLVIGVERLTDILDRTDRGTAFIFADGAGAVVVGPSETSGIGPVVWGSDGEHFDHIRQTLDWRDVMTTDSPAMPALTMQGSAVFRWASFTMAKVGLEAVERAGITVDDLDCFVPHQANMRITDAMARSMKLPDSVRIARDIADQGNTSAASVPLALHRMVAEGDARSGDLALLIAFGAGLAYAAQVVVVP
- a CDS encoding acyl carrier protein, whose protein sequence is MATTEEIRADLADIVNEVAGIEPDDVQLDKSFVDDLDVDSLSMVEVVVAAEEKFGVAIPDDEVKNLKTVGDAVAFIERATA